The proteins below are encoded in one region of Dehalococcoidia bacterium:
- a CDS encoding peptidylprolyl isomerase: MGRTRREAQSLRLLAGLALLGAMVAASVSLVALGVTRNYLQERGRPHSLALQVEEVSYPLRYVANRLRLYVEQVGGVGSTLAKPQSALAAVIDTIVEEEVLRRFAQELGVEASAQEVEEAIRARLGLTEPVAEGEQDPFPSIYQRELARTGLTDSQYRAMVEAQLLRNKAQGHFYDQAPSTAESVRFRRIVLRGPADPVLARLQAGEDFAQLAKQLSLDQLTRAEGGEVGWIPRGVLDPALEEVLFALQVGEIGSYVDSQTGFTYILQVEERDPSHPLGPPERQSLAGKALRSWLDEKRSALNIVNKVDPVLGDPKKVGWILKEVYG; the protein is encoded by the coding sequence ATGGGCAGGACGCGACGGGAAGCCCAGAGCCTCCGTCTCCTGGCTGGCCTGGCCCTCTTAGGGGCCATGGTAGCTGCCAGCGTATCCCTGGTGGCCCTGGGCGTTACGCGCAACTACTTGCAGGAGCGGGGACGTCCCCATAGCCTGGCCCTGCAGGTGGAGGAGGTGTCCTATCCGCTGCGCTACGTGGCCAATCGCCTCCGCCTCTATGTAGAGCAGGTGGGCGGGGTGGGCAGCACCCTGGCCAAGCCCCAATCAGCCCTCGCCGCCGTCATAGACACCATCGTCGAGGAGGAGGTGCTACGTCGGTTCGCGCAGGAGCTGGGGGTGGAGGCGAGCGCGCAGGAGGTGGAGGAGGCCATCCGTGCCCGCCTGGGGCTCACAGAGCCCGTGGCCGAGGGCGAGCAGGACCCCTTCCCGAGCATCTACCAGCGGGAGCTGGCCCGCACTGGCCTCACCGATTCCCAATATCGGGCCATGGTGGAAGCCCAGCTCCTCCGCAACAAGGCCCAAGGCCACTTCTATGACCAGGCTCCCTCCACTGCTGAAAGCGTTCGCTTCCGCCGCATCGTCCTGAGGGGTCCAGCCGACCCCGTGCTGGCCCGCCTGCAGGCTGGAGAGGACTTCGCCCAACTGGCCAAGCAGCTCTCCCTAGACCAGCTCACCCGCGCCGAGGGCGGCGAAGTGGGCTGGATACCCCGTGGCGTCCTGGACCCCGCCCTGGAGGAGGTCCTCTTCGCCCTACAGGTAGGGGAGATAGGAAGTTACGTCGACTCCCAGACGGGCTTCACTTACATCCTGCAGGTGGAGGAGAGGGACCCCTCCCATCCCTTGGGGCCTCCGGAGCGCCAGTCCCTGGCAGGAAAGGCCCTGCGGAGTTGGCTGGACGAGAAGCGCTCTGCCCTCAACATCGTCAACAAGGTGGACCCCGTCCTGGGCGACCCGAAGAAGGTAGGGTGGATCCTCAAGGAGGTCTACGGCTGA
- a CDS encoding homoserine dehydrogenase produces MGEPINVALLGLGVVGSGVARALLAKGEAYARRLGRPLRLYRVLVRDPRRPRAVDLAPSLLTTEASHILEDPQVHIVVEVMGGEEPAHTYIRKALARGRYVVTANKEVMAKHGPALISLAHQQGVDILFEASVGGGIPIINPLRRDLAANQIRALRAIINGTTNYILTRMAREGLAFQDALAQAQELGYAEPDPTNDVAGHDAAFKLSILASLAFNTHVPPEAVYREGITALTPRDFRYAQELGYAIKLLAIARHHGDDGLEARVHPVLIPLEAPLAKVEGVLNAIEVEGDLVGRVTFQGPGAGALATASAVLADVLDAAQALIHGRPPSPWPPPSPVPLRPMEQLTRRYYIRMEVADRPGVLAQIARCFGEHQVSIASVIQKETNEEAQTAEIVIMTHTAQEAAVRATIADVEHLPVVEQVGTFLRVED; encoded by the coding sequence ATGGGGGAGCCCATAAACGTGGCCCTCCTGGGCCTGGGGGTGGTGGGCAGCGGGGTGGCCCGCGCCCTCCTGGCCAAGGGCGAGGCGTATGCCCGCAGGCTGGGGCGCCCCCTGCGCCTGTACAGGGTCCTGGTGCGGGACCCTCGCCGGCCGCGGGCTGTGGACCTGGCCCCTTCCCTCCTCACCACCGAGGCCTCCCACATCCTGGAAGACCCCCAGGTGCACATCGTGGTGGAGGTGATGGGCGGGGAGGAGCCGGCCCACACCTACATCCGCAAGGCCTTGGCCCGTGGCCGCTACGTGGTCACCGCCAACAAGGAGGTGATGGCCAAGCACGGCCCCGCCCTCATATCCTTGGCCCACCAGCAGGGGGTGGACATCCTCTTCGAGGCCAGCGTGGGGGGAGGCATCCCCATCATAAACCCCTTGCGACGCGACCTGGCCGCCAACCAGATCAGGGCCCTGCGGGCCATCATCAACGGCACCACCAACTACATCCTCACCCGCATGGCCAGGGAAGGCCTGGCCTTCCAGGACGCCCTGGCCCAGGCCCAGGAGCTGGGCTACGCCGAGCCCGACCCCACTAACGACGTCGCCGGCCACGACGCCGCCTTCAAGCTCTCCATCCTGGCTAGCCTGGCCTTTAACACCCACGTCCCTCCCGAGGCCGTCTACAGGGAGGGCATCACCGCCCTCACCCCGCGTGACTTCAGATATGCCCAGGAGCTAGGCTATGCCATCAAGCTGTTGGCCATCGCTCGCCATCATGGGGACGATGGGCTGGAGGCCCGCGTCCACCCCGTCCTTATTCCTCTGGAGGCCCCCTTGGCCAAGGTGGAGGGGGTCCTAAACGCCATAGAGGTAGAGGGCGACCTAGTGGGGAGGGTGACCTTCCAGGGCCCCGGGGCCGGAGCGTTGGCCACCGCCAGCGCCGTCCTGGCCGACGTCCTGGACGCCGCCCAGGCCCTCATCCACGGCCGCCCCCCTTCCCCCTGGCCGCCACCTTCTCCTGTGCCGCTGCGGCCCATGGAGCAGCTGACCCGCCGCTACTACATCCGCATGGAGGTGGCCGACCGCCCAGGGGTCCTGGCCCAGATCGCCCGTTGCTTCGGCGAGCATCAGGTGAGCATCGCCTCTGTCATACAGAAGGAGACCAACGAGGAGGCCCAGACGGCGGAGATCGTCATCATGACCCATACTGCCCAGGAGGCGGCCGTCCGTGCTACCATCGCCGATGTGGAGCACCTGCCAGTGGTGGAGCAGGTGGGCACCTTCCTGCGGGTGGAGGACTGA
- the thrC gene encoding threonine synthase, producing MGVLQRYRAFLPVTERTPIITLGEGDTPLVPSRRIGPRVGCPQLFFKLELCNPTGSFKDRGMVVAVAKAVEEGKQAVLCASTGNTAASAAAYAAHCGLAAYVLIPAGLVARGKLAQAIAHGATIVAVEGNFDDALKLARELCHRHQVALVNSINPHRLEGQKTAAFEIVDALGEAPDMLFIPVGNAGNISAYWQGFVEYHRAGHSRRLPRMMGFQAEGAAPIVRGEPVPNPQTVATAIRVGNPASWHLAIKARDESGGAIEAVSDDEILEAYRLLAQEEGIFAEPSSAAALAGLLKVARRQDLRHQVVVCVITGSGLKDPEAAETIPTRVLEVPPRVEALEEALRLP from the coding sequence GTGGGGGTGCTACAGCGGTACCGGGCCTTCCTCCCGGTCACCGAACGCACCCCCATCATCACCCTAGGGGAGGGGGATACCCCTCTTGTGCCCTCGCGGCGCATCGGGCCGAGGGTGGGCTGTCCCCAACTCTTCTTCAAGCTGGAGCTATGTAACCCCACTGGCTCCTTTAAGGACCGGGGGATGGTGGTGGCGGTGGCCAAGGCAGTGGAGGAAGGGAAACAGGCGGTGCTGTGTGCCTCCACCGGCAACACGGCGGCCTCCGCCGCTGCCTATGCTGCCCACTGCGGCCTGGCGGCCTATGTCCTCATCCCGGCAGGCCTAGTAGCCAGGGGGAAGCTGGCCCAGGCCATCGCCCACGGGGCCACCATCGTAGCCGTGGAGGGCAACTTCGACGACGCCCTCAAGTTGGCCCGGGAGCTTTGCCACCGCCACCAGGTGGCCCTAGTGAACTCCATCAACCCCCACCGCCTGGAGGGGCAGAAGACGGCGGCCTTCGAGATAGTAGACGCCCTGGGGGAGGCGCCGGACATGCTGTTCATCCCCGTGGGGAACGCCGGCAACATAAGCGCCTACTGGCAGGGGTTCGTGGAGTACCATCGTGCCGGCCACAGCCGCCGCCTGCCCCGCATGATGGGCTTCCAGGCAGAGGGGGCGGCGCCCATCGTGCGGGGCGAGCCCGTGCCCAACCCCCAGACGGTGGCCACGGCCATCCGGGTGGGCAACCCCGCCTCCTGGCACCTGGCCATCAAGGCCCGTGACGAGTCGGGCGGTGCCATCGAGGCCGTCAGCGATGATGAGATCCTGGAGGCCTATCGCCTACTGGCCCAAGAGGAGGGCATCTTCGCCGAACCCTCATCGGCTGCAGCCTTGGCCGGGCTCCTGAAGGTGGCCAGAAGGCAAGACCTGCGTCACCAGGTAGTGGTATGTGTCATCACCGGCAGCGGCCTCAAGGACCCGGAGGCAGCTGAGACCATCCCCACCCGCGTCTTGGAGGTGCCGCCACGGGTGGAGGCCCTGGAGGAGGCCCTCCGCCTGCCCTAG
- the folE gene encoding GTP cyclohydrolase I FolE encodes MTTQRTEAADLQRIQQAVRQIIEAIGEDPYRPGLAETPRRVAELYAEMFSGLWEDPTSVLSPTFPATHEEMVILRDIPFYSLCEHHFLPFFGRAHVGYVPRGEVVGASKIARLVDILARRPQLQERLTSQVADALMDGLRPYGVAVVVEAEHLCMTMRGIKKPGTLLVTSAVRGVFRRRGITRTEFLSLLRGGQP; translated from the coding sequence TTGACGACACAGCGCACCGAGGCCGCAGACCTGCAACGCATCCAACAGGCGGTGCGCCAAATCATCGAGGCCATCGGCGAGGACCCCTACAGGCCCGGGCTTGCTGAGACGCCCCGGCGCGTCGCCGAGCTTTACGCCGAGATGTTCTCCGGCCTTTGGGAGGACCCCACCTCCGTCCTCTCTCCTACCTTTCCCGCCACCCACGAGGAGATGGTAATATTGCGCGATATCCCCTTCTATTCCCTGTGCGAACACCACTTCCTGCCCTTCTTCGGGCGGGCCCACGTGGGCTATGTGCCCAGGGGTGAGGTGGTGGGGGCCAGCAAGATAGCCCGCCTGGTGGACATCCTGGCCCGGCGGCCCCAGCTCCAGGAGCGTCTCACCAGCCAGGTGGCCGATGCCCTCATGGATGGGCTCCGTCCCTACGGCGTGGCGGTGGTGGTGGAGGCGGAGCATCTGTGCATGACCATGCGAGGCATAAAGAAGCCCGGCACCCTCCTGGTGACCTCCGCCGTCCGGGGCGTGTTCCGCCGGCGCGGCATCACCCGCACCGAGTTCCTCTCCCTGCTGAGGGGTGGGCAGCCATGA
- a CDS encoding GNAT family N-acetyltransferase, translating into MRSVEVSETLDEMASLWWDIWRRLPRPYIFYSPLFLQAWQEELAPHVHPMLLVARKEGQVVGIAPLMVRDEELSLAGDPQVCDYMDVVLAPGAEEEALSQILDGALQMPWRRLVLWGLHPHSATRGIIPPLASARELRVQEEVEAVCPQMPLPSSWHEYLRELPSKERHELERKLRRLQRVAEPEMESLSSPEAIGAALDEFLLLHRASRPDKALFMTEAMARFFRRLVSTPEAMARLYFLRLGRERVASVLCFAAGQSLLVYNSGYNPDYSHLAVGLLSKALLVAQAIAEGFRYLDFLRGDEPYKHALGAKDWPVYRLVLERP; encoded by the coding sequence ATGAGAAGTGTAGAGGTGTCGGAGACACTGGATGAGATGGCCTCCCTCTGGTGGGACATCTGGCGTCGTCTCCCCAGGCCTTACATCTTCTATTCGCCCCTCTTCCTACAGGCGTGGCAGGAGGAGCTAGCTCCCCATGTCCACCCCATGCTGTTGGTGGCCAGGAAGGAAGGCCAGGTGGTAGGCATCGCCCCCCTGATGGTTCGGGACGAGGAGCTCTCCCTGGCCGGCGACCCCCAGGTGTGCGATTACATGGACGTGGTGCTGGCCCCAGGTGCCGAGGAGGAGGCCCTCTCCCAGATATTGGACGGGGCCCTGCAGATGCCCTGGCGACGCCTGGTCCTTTGGGGCCTCCACCCCCACTCGGCCACCAGGGGCATCATCCCTCCCCTGGCCAGCGCCAGGGAGCTGCGGGTGCAGGAAGAGGTGGAGGCCGTCTGCCCCCAGATGCCCCTCCCCTCCTCTTGGCATGAGTACCTGAGGGAGCTCCCCTCCAAGGAGAGGCACGAGCTGGAGAGGAAGCTAAGGCGTCTGCAGCGGGTGGCCGAGCCGGAGATGGAGTCCCTCTCCTCTCCGGAGGCCATAGGGGCCGCCCTGGACGAGTTCCTCCTGCTGCATCGCGCCAGCCGCCCCGATAAGGCCCTGTTCATGACGGAGGCCATGGCCCGGTTCTTCCGCCGCTTGGTGAGCACCCCCGAGGCCATGGCCCGCCTCTACTTCTTGCGCCTGGGGCGGGAACGGGTGGCATCCGTCCTCTGCTTCGCCGCTGGCCAAAGCCTTTTGGTCTATAACAGCGGCTACAACCCGGACTACTCCCACCTGGCTGTGGGGCTCCTCTCCAAAGCCCTGTTGGTGGCCCAGGCCATAGCCGAGGGGTTCCGATATCTGGACTTCTTGCGGGGGGATGAGCCCTACAAGCACGCCCTAGGGGCCAAGGACTGGCCCGTCTACAGACTGGTGCTGGAGAGGCCTTGA
- a CDS encoding glycosyltransferase, which yields MCRIAVLSVHSSPLALPGTRDSGGMNVYVRELACRLGQRGHQVDIFTRTSGPAKVEEVDRQVRLVHVPAGPPGTDKEGLYQYLPELARKIGAYAEAQGNPYDLVHSHYWLSGWVGQMLKARWRVPHLIMFHTLAEAKVAAGGREPPHRLQAERRIAQEADRIVCASHHEAEILARLYHVPRERMVVIPCGVDTDLFRPLAQEMARRLLGLPQGRPILLFVGRLEPLKGLDALMRAVALLPPSVLLLVVGGEEDHAGRRSLRDLARSLGVEERVRFQPAVPHPTLPLWYNAADICIIPSLYETFGMVALEAMACGLPVVATKVGGLQETIVDGVSGVLFWPPRADVLAHRLTELLADEQLRRRLGQEARRRAQAYAWEKVATQVEALYRQLLGPRRLVACHGP from the coding sequence ATGTGCCGTATCGCCGTCCTTTCCGTCCACAGCTCCCCCTTGGCCCTGCCGGGGACGCGGGACAGCGGGGGGATGAATGTCTACGTACGGGAGCTGGCCTGTCGCCTCGGGCAGCGAGGCCACCAGGTGGACATCTTCACTCGCACCAGCGGCCCAGCAAAGGTGGAGGAAGTGGATAGGCAGGTGCGCCTGGTGCACGTGCCGGCTGGCCCTCCCGGGACCGACAAGGAGGGCCTTTACCAGTATCTTCCCGAGCTGGCCCGCAAGATCGGGGCCTATGCCGAGGCCCAAGGCAACCCATATGACCTCGTCCACAGCCACTACTGGCTCTCGGGCTGGGTGGGGCAGATGTTGAAGGCCCGCTGGCGCGTCCCTCACCTCATCATGTTCCACACACTGGCGGAGGCCAAGGTGGCTGCTGGCGGCCGCGAGCCCCCCCACCGGCTACAGGCGGAACGCCGCATCGCTCAGGAGGCCGACCGCATCGTGTGCGCTAGCCACCACGAGGCAGAGATCCTGGCCCGCCTCTACCATGTGCCTCGGGAGCGCATGGTGGTCATCCCCTGTGGGGTGGACACGGACCTCTTCCGACCCCTGGCCCAAGAGATGGCCCGCCGCCTGCTGGGCCTGCCCCAAGGGAGGCCCATCCTCCTCTTCGTGGGGAGGTTGGAGCCCCTAAAGGGCCTAGATGCCCTCATGCGGGCCGTAGCCCTCCTCCCCCCCTCCGTCCTGCTGCTGGTGGTGGGCGGGGAGGAGGACCACGCAGGCCGCCGCTCCCTTAGGGATTTGGCCCGCTCCCTGGGGGTGGAGGAGCGGGTGCGCTTTCAGCCCGCCGTCCCCCACCCCACCTTGCCCCTCTGGTACAACGCCGCCGATATCTGCATCATCCCGTCCCTTTACGAGACCTTCGGCATGGTGGCTTTGGAGGCCATGGCCTGCGGCCTGCCCGTGGTGGCTACCAAGGTGGGGGGGCTGCAGGAGACGATAGTGGACGGGGTCAGCGGAGTCCTCTTCTGGCCGCCGCGGGCAGACGTGCTGGCCCACCGCTTGACCGAGCTATTGGCCGATGAGCAGCTGCGGCGGCGTCTGGGCCAGGAGGCTAGGCGTCGCGCCCAGGCCTACGCCTGGGAGAAGGTGGCTACCCAAGTGGAGGCCCTTTACAGGCAGCTCCTGGGGCCACGTCGCCTCGTGGCCTGTCACGGCCCCTGA
- a CDS encoding CoA transferase, translating to MTRPKPSPVRRRYRCQDGYIVIALENAEQWRALAKAMGRPELSYPGSWEVAASAPPRGRLGRLLEGLFAQDSAEVWRKRLQAKGIPCR from the coding sequence ATGACTCGCCCCAAGCCCTCCCCCGTGCGCCGACGTTACCGGTGTCAGGACGGCTATATCGTCATCGCCCTAGAGAATGCCGAGCAATGGCGGGCCCTGGCCAAGGCCATGGGCCGGCCCGAGCTCTCATACCCGGGCTCCTGGGAGGTGGCCGCCTCCGCTCCCCCCCGCGGGCGTCTAGGGCGCCTACTGGAGGGCCTCTTCGCCCAGGACTCGGCAGAGGTGTGGCGAAAGCGTCTGCAGGCCAAAGGCATACCGTGTCGCTAA
- a CDS encoding MFS transporter, with amino-acid sequence MLRAWRRDWAVILSHLPLMRLLQARAVGQVAQNALLYTLLLVVVERTGSSFFTALMVVTLTGPSIVFGVLGGALADALPLRWSLVGGAVARAVIVALMIPNTGDLPTIFLLAFLFALVGQLVGPAESAGLPRVVEPSWLARANALFVMAAVVGQVVGAVMVAPLLFKLLKERAVMAVVMLLYAWVAVVAARLGPLGRREMVGEEGPGLWQALLLGWRVLGRSRAAFLAMIYMTGAMTLLKVVVVLAPHYVKEVLGIATENVVFVMAPAAVGAGLGLLLTPMLGRLIRIERAVVVGFGLLVAALLALGLVVQLRGIIVENLDLGIGFVERKLGVSSVITLTILLAAPVGLAGTMVLVACRTILNREAPLEAQARVFATQSAVADAVSLLPALALGGMADLVGARYVLVAATLVTLAAMGYVLGRAPALMERLRALPL; translated from the coding sequence GTGCTTAGGGCCTGGCGTCGCGATTGGGCGGTCATCCTGTCCCATCTGCCTCTCATGCGCCTCTTACAGGCGCGGGCTGTGGGGCAAGTGGCGCAAAACGCCCTCCTCTACACCCTTCTCCTGGTGGTGGTAGAGAGGACGGGCTCCAGTTTCTTCACCGCCCTAATGGTGGTGACCCTTACCGGTCCCTCCATCGTGTTCGGGGTCTTGGGCGGGGCCCTGGCCGATGCTTTGCCCCTGCGGTGGTCGCTGGTGGGAGGGGCGGTGGCCAGGGCGGTCATCGTGGCCCTTATGATCCCCAACACAGGTGATCTTCCCACCATCTTCCTGCTGGCGTTCCTCTTCGCCCTGGTGGGGCAGTTGGTGGGGCCGGCCGAGTCAGCGGGCCTGCCGCGGGTAGTGGAGCCATCGTGGCTGGCGCGGGCCAATGCCCTGTTCGTCATGGCGGCTGTCGTGGGGCAGGTGGTGGGGGCGGTGATGGTGGCCCCCCTCCTTTTTAAGCTGCTTAAGGAACGGGCGGTGATGGCAGTGGTGATGCTCCTCTATGCCTGGGTGGCAGTGGTGGCGGCTCGCCTGGGGCCCCTGGGGCGGAGGGAGATGGTGGGGGAGGAGGGGCCAGGCCTGTGGCAGGCCCTCCTCCTGGGTTGGCGGGTGCTGGGCAGGAGCCGTGCTGCCTTCCTGGCCATGATATATATGACGGGGGCCATGACCCTCCTCAAGGTGGTGGTAGTGCTGGCTCCCCACTATGTCAAGGAGGTCTTAGGCATTGCCACTGAGAATGTGGTATTCGTCATGGCGCCGGCGGCGGTGGGGGCGGGGCTGGGCCTTCTCCTCACGCCCATGCTGGGGCGCCTTATCAGGATAGAGAGGGCCGTGGTAGTGGGGTTTGGCTTGCTGGTGGCGGCCCTTTTGGCTCTGGGGCTAGTGGTCCAGCTAAGGGGCATCATCGTGGAGAACCTGGACCTGGGCATCGGTTTTGTGGAGAGGAAGCTTGGGGTCTCCTCCGTTATCACCCTCACCATCCTGCTGGCGGCGCCCGTGGGGCTGGCGGGCACCATGGTGCTGGTGGCCTGCCGGACCATCCTAAACCGGGAGGCACCGCTGGAGGCCCAGGCCCGCGTCTTTGCCACCCAGAGCGCTGTGGCCGATGCCGTATCCCTTTTGCCAGCTCTAGCCCTGGGTGGCATGGCCGATCTCGTGGGGGCCCGTTATGTGCTGGTGGCGGCCACGTTGGTCACGCTGGCCGCCATGGGCTATGTTTTGGGGCGGGCCCCCGCCCTCATGGAGCGCTTGCGGGCCCTCCCCCTTTAG
- a CDS encoding SLC13 family permease yields the protein MEMNLITAYGLHGGGEEGKGAVHREGRIPYIRELRMLSLWRARWAWYPLLLGLWLLAGFGLGMRGDQLISLGVFGAAIVGSLLYWERRLLFVFIGVGVLLAADLLTIEGFIESAGLDVIVFLIGMMLLVGFLEERRFFDRIIALLEDWVGPRPRLLLAILMGAAFLAAALVGEVASIIFMLAALFRITDRLEVRPWPFIMALVFATNIGSAATVVGNPVGVMIALRSGLGFIDFLAWASPLALVALALVVGLMMWLLRQPLAEMRQAMRRVPAAASDPPDLWAPEMRVPWAVLVTTMGLLVVHSPLEHLLGLEKNTLLIAIALVAGGVCVLLAGPQARELVERRVEWWTLTFFLLLFASVGTLEATGAVDVVTERIREWSREDPTALLFLVSIAAGAISSVMDNVLAVATFIPVVKDLESVGVDPRPLWWGLLLGATILGNLTVIGSTANVVAVGLWEKRGGRVHIWEWLKVGFWASLPPWALAMALLDLRVRVA from the coding sequence ATGGAGATGAACCTCATCACCGCTTATGGTTTACACGGTGGCGGCGAGGAGGGCAAGGGGGCGGTTCACAGGGAGGGGAGGATACCCTATATTAGGGAGTTGCGCATGCTCTCCTTATGGCGCGCCCGCTGGGCATGGTACCCTCTCCTCCTCGGCCTATGGCTGTTGGCCGGCTTCGGGCTGGGGATGCGGGGCGACCAGCTCATCTCTCTGGGGGTGTTTGGGGCGGCCATCGTCGGCTCCCTCCTCTACTGGGAGCGAAGGCTCCTCTTTGTGTTCATCGGGGTAGGGGTTCTCCTGGCCGCCGATCTGTTGACCATCGAGGGGTTCATCGAATCGGCAGGACTGGACGTCATCGTCTTCCTCATCGGCATGATGCTGTTGGTGGGGTTCCTGGAGGAGAGGAGGTTCTTTGACCGCATCATCGCCCTGTTGGAGGACTGGGTGGGGCCGCGGCCTCGCCTCCTATTGGCCATCCTGATGGGGGCGGCCTTCCTTGCCGCCGCCTTGGTAGGGGAGGTGGCGTCCATCATCTTCATGTTGGCTGCCCTGTTCCGCATCACCGATCGGCTGGAGGTGCGGCCCTGGCCCTTCATCATGGCCCTGGTGTTCGCCACCAATATCGGCAGCGCAGCCACGGTGGTGGGCAACCCCGTGGGGGTGATGATCGCCCTGCGGTCTGGCCTGGGGTTCATCGACTTCTTGGCCTGGGCATCGCCCCTGGCGTTGGTGGCCCTGGCGCTGGTGGTGGGGCTCATGATGTGGCTTCTACGCCAGCCCTTGGCGGAGATGAGGCAGGCCATGAGGCGGGTGCCGGCGGCGGCCTCCGACCCGCCTGACCTTTGGGCCCCGGAGATGCGGGTGCCTTGGGCGGTGTTGGTCACCACCATGGGGCTTTTGGTGGTGCACTCCCCTCTTGAGCACCTGTTAGGCCTGGAGAAGAACACCCTTCTGATAGCCATCGCCCTGGTGGCTGGGGGTGTGTGTGTTTTGTTGGCGGGCCCGCAGGCTCGGGAGTTAGTGGAGCGGCGGGTGGAGTGGTGGACCCTCACCTTCTTCCTCCTGCTGTTCGCATCGGTGGGCACCCTGGAGGCCACGGGGGCGGTAGACGTGGTGACGGAGCGCATCAGGGAGTGGTCGCGGGAGGATCCCACAGCCCTCTTGTTCCTGGTCTCCATAGCCGCCGGGGCTATAAGCTCCGTCATGGACAACGTGCTGGCGGTGGCCACCTTCATCCCGGTAGTGAAGGACCTGGAATCGGTAGGGGTGGACCCCCGGCCCCTGTGGTGGGGGCTGTTGCTGGGGGCCACCATATTGGGCAATCTGACGGTCATCGGCAGCACGGCCAACGTGGTGGCCGTGGGGCTGTGGGAGAAGCGAGGGGGGAGGGTACACATCTGGGAGTGGCTCAAGGTGGGGTTTTGGGCCTCGTTGCCGCCGTGGGCCCTAGCCATGGCCCTTCTCGACCTGAGGGTCCGGGTCGCTTGA